From Nicotiana tabacum cultivar K326 chromosome 22, ASM71507v2, whole genome shotgun sequence, one genomic window encodes:
- the LOC107779632 gene encoding rapid alkalinization factor-like yields the protein MAKPFSSTFIISSLLIALLIISGEASGDFDMSGWIPMKATDSCDGTIAECMAAGEFEMDSESNRRILATDDYISYGALQRNTVPCSRRGASYYNCQTGAEANPYTRGCSAITRCRS from the coding sequence ATGGCGAAGCCGTTTAGCTCCACTTTCATCATCTCTTCACTATTAATTGCGCTATTGATTATCTCCGGCGAAGCTTCCGGCGACTTCGACATGAGTGGATGGATTCCGATGAAAGCCACAGATAGCTGTGACGGTACGATAGCAGAGTGCATGGCCGCCGGTGAATTCGAAATGGATTCAGAGAGCAACCGGCGCATTTTAGCAACTGATGATTACATAAGCTATGGTGCTCTGCAGAGAAACACTGTACCCTGTTCTAGAAGAGGTGCTTCCTATTATAACTGCCAAACAGGTGCTGAAGCTAATCCTTATACCCGTGGCTGCAGTGCTATTACTCGTTGCCGGAGTTAA